From Temnothorax longispinosus isolate EJ_2023e chromosome 3, Tlon_JGU_v1, whole genome shotgun sequence, one genomic window encodes:
- the LOC139810404 gene encoding cationic amino acid transporter 2 isoform X1 → MDFSLTKLIVLYNMKLKLRSVYEAFSRRKVVDSTQESILARVLSTLDLTALGIGSTLGVGVYVLAGSVAKCHAGPAVIISFAIAAIASMFAGLCYAEFGARVPRAGSAYIYSYVTMGEFVAFLMGWTLILEYVIGSASVVRALSTYVDVLFNDSMKNSFESVMPINVDSLSSYPDFFALAVTLIFSAALAFGAKESSMANNIFTLVNLSVVLFVIIAGSFKADINNWKTEPTCGDCKDCSVCSHCKSGQGGFMPYELSGIITGAATCFYGFIGFDCVATTGEEAKNPQKSIPIAIIASLTIVFFAYFGVSVVLTTVLPFYEQNAKAPFPHMFTVIGWDWAKWFVTIGAISGLCASLLGSMFPLPRVIYAMASDGLVFKWMGNINSRFHTPIMGTLSAGLLTGALATIFELEPLVNMMSICTLLTYSIVAACVLILRYEESEAYEKKGDRNPRTFIFTVKQLVSANKLNHSTKLTAQIVTALVCCYVIFCICTAILLSRYITEIGEGRVLFVVPLAILVVALVFTLSFIYFQPVSDKKLSFSVPLVPFLPGFSILINIYLMFTLDANTWIRFSVWMAIGLGVYFFYGMWHSNIRQKKLPPRLTDNDKDKNNVFSPIT, encoded by the exons ATGGATTTTTCTTTGACAAAACTCATCGTG CTGTATAACATGAAGTTGAAATTACGCAGCGTGTATGAGGCATTCAGTCGCAGAAAAGTGGTGGATTCCACTCAAGAAAGTATATTGGCGAGGGTCTTGTCGACTCTCGATCTCACAGCTCTAGGAATTGGCTCTACTCTGGGCGTAGGTGTATACGTTTTGGCAGGATCCGTCGCGAAATGCCATGCCGGTCCTGCCGTGATCATTTCATTTGCTATCGCCGCGATAGCGTCGATGTTCGCAG GTCTCTGTTATGCCGAATTCGGTGCGCGGGTGCCCCGCGCCGGATCCGCGTATATTTACAGTTACGTGACAATGGGCGAGTTCGTGGCGTTTCTCATGGGTTGGACCCTGATTCTGGAATACGTGATCGGTTCGGCCAGCGTGGTGCGCGCTCTCAGCACATACGTCGACGTGCTCTTCAATGACAGCATGAAAAACTCCTTCGAATCGGTGATGCCTATCAATGTTGACAGTCTGTCGTCATATCCGGATTTTTTTGCACTCGCCGTCACTCTAATATTCTCAG CCGCTCTTGCTTTTGGAGCTAAGGAATCCTCAATGGCGAATAATATATTCACTCTGGTGAATCTTTCTGTTGTACTTTTCGTCATAATTGCCGGTTCCTTCAAAG CCGACATTAATAACTGGAAAACGGAACCTACTTGTGGCGACTGCAAGGACTGCTCTGTATGCTCGCACTGCAAGTCCGGGCAAGGGGGATTCATGCCTTACGAGTTATCGGGCATAATAACAGGGGCGGCTACGTGCTTCTATGGATTTATTGGCTTCGATTGCGTGGCCACCACAGGGGAAGAAGCCAAGAACCCGCAGAAGTCCATCCCTATAGCAATCATCGCGTCGCTAACAATTGTCTTCTTTGCGTACTTCGGCGTTTCCGTGGTGCTCACCACCGTGCTACCGTTCTACGAACAAAATGCCAAGGCACCGTTCCCGCATATGTTTACCGTGATAGGATGGGATTGGGCCAAGTGGTTCGTGACAATCGGAGCGATTAGCGGACTGTGCGCCAg TCTATTAGGTTCGATGTTTCCATTGCCGCGAGTGATTTATGCCATGGCTTCAGACGGACTGGTCTTCAAATGGATGGGTAACATAAACTCGCGATTCCATACTCCGATCATGGGCACGCTTTCTGCTGGGCTACTTACAG GCGCTCTAGCTACGATATTTGAACTTGAACCACTGGTTAACATGATGAGTATCTGTACGCTGCTTACATACTCAATTGTTGCAGCTTGTGTACTTATCCTACG ATACGAAGAAAGTGAAGCGTACGAGAAGAAAGGCGATCGTAATCCACGGACTTTCATATTTACCGTAAAACAACTAGTAAGCGCGAACAAATTAAATCACTCTACGAAACTTACAGCGCAGATCGTTACCGCCCTCGTATGCTGCTACG TCATCTTTTGCATCTGTACGGCCATTTTGTTATCAAGGTATATAACAGAGATCGGCGAGGGAAGAGTACTTTTCGTAGTGCCACTTGCAATTTTAGTCGTTGCACTCGTATTCACTctcagttttatttatttccaacCAGTCTCCGACAAGAAGCTCTCATTCTCG GTACCGCTAGTGCCATTCTTGCCAGGATTCAGTAttcttattaacatttatcttATGTTTACGTTGGATGCAAACACATGGATACGATTCTCTGTGTGGATGGCAATTG GCTTGGGAGTATATTTCTTCTATGGAATGTGGCACAGTAATATACGACAAAAGAAATTGCCGCCGAGATTAACTGACAATGACAAAGACAAGAATAATGTCTTTTCCcctattacataa
- the LOC139810404 gene encoding cationic amino acid transporter 2 isoform X2, with amino-acid sequence MKLKLRSVYEAFSRRKVVDSTQESILARVLSTLDLTALGIGSTLGVGVYVLAGSVAKCHAGPAVIISFAIAAIASMFAGLCYAEFGARVPRAGSAYIYSYVTMGEFVAFLMGWTLILEYVIGSASVVRALSTYVDVLFNDSMKNSFESVMPINVDSLSSYPDFFALAVTLIFSAALAFGAKESSMANNIFTLVNLSVVLFVIIAGSFKADINNWKTEPTCGDCKDCSVCSHCKSGQGGFMPYELSGIITGAATCFYGFIGFDCVATTGEEAKNPQKSIPIAIIASLTIVFFAYFGVSVVLTTVLPFYEQNAKAPFPHMFTVIGWDWAKWFVTIGAISGLCASLLGSMFPLPRVIYAMASDGLVFKWMGNINSRFHTPIMGTLSAGLLTGALATIFELEPLVNMMSICTLLTYSIVAACVLILRYEESEAYEKKGDRNPRTFIFTVKQLVSANKLNHSTKLTAQIVTALVCCYVIFCICTAILLSRYITEIGEGRVLFVVPLAILVVALVFTLSFIYFQPVSDKKLSFSVPLVPFLPGFSILINIYLMFTLDANTWIRFSVWMAIGLGVYFFYGMWHSNIRQKKLPPRLTDNDKDKNNVFSPIT; translated from the exons ATGAAGTTGAAATTACGCAGCGTGTATGAGGCATTCAGTCGCAGAAAAGTGGTGGATTCCACTCAAGAAAGTATATTGGCGAGGGTCTTGTCGACTCTCGATCTCACAGCTCTAGGAATTGGCTCTACTCTGGGCGTAGGTGTATACGTTTTGGCAGGATCCGTCGCGAAATGCCATGCCGGTCCTGCCGTGATCATTTCATTTGCTATCGCCGCGATAGCGTCGATGTTCGCAG GTCTCTGTTATGCCGAATTCGGTGCGCGGGTGCCCCGCGCCGGATCCGCGTATATTTACAGTTACGTGACAATGGGCGAGTTCGTGGCGTTTCTCATGGGTTGGACCCTGATTCTGGAATACGTGATCGGTTCGGCCAGCGTGGTGCGCGCTCTCAGCACATACGTCGACGTGCTCTTCAATGACAGCATGAAAAACTCCTTCGAATCGGTGATGCCTATCAATGTTGACAGTCTGTCGTCATATCCGGATTTTTTTGCACTCGCCGTCACTCTAATATTCTCAG CCGCTCTTGCTTTTGGAGCTAAGGAATCCTCAATGGCGAATAATATATTCACTCTGGTGAATCTTTCTGTTGTACTTTTCGTCATAATTGCCGGTTCCTTCAAAG CCGACATTAATAACTGGAAAACGGAACCTACTTGTGGCGACTGCAAGGACTGCTCTGTATGCTCGCACTGCAAGTCCGGGCAAGGGGGATTCATGCCTTACGAGTTATCGGGCATAATAACAGGGGCGGCTACGTGCTTCTATGGATTTATTGGCTTCGATTGCGTGGCCACCACAGGGGAAGAAGCCAAGAACCCGCAGAAGTCCATCCCTATAGCAATCATCGCGTCGCTAACAATTGTCTTCTTTGCGTACTTCGGCGTTTCCGTGGTGCTCACCACCGTGCTACCGTTCTACGAACAAAATGCCAAGGCACCGTTCCCGCATATGTTTACCGTGATAGGATGGGATTGGGCCAAGTGGTTCGTGACAATCGGAGCGATTAGCGGACTGTGCGCCAg TCTATTAGGTTCGATGTTTCCATTGCCGCGAGTGATTTATGCCATGGCTTCAGACGGACTGGTCTTCAAATGGATGGGTAACATAAACTCGCGATTCCATACTCCGATCATGGGCACGCTTTCTGCTGGGCTACTTACAG GCGCTCTAGCTACGATATTTGAACTTGAACCACTGGTTAACATGATGAGTATCTGTACGCTGCTTACATACTCAATTGTTGCAGCTTGTGTACTTATCCTACG ATACGAAGAAAGTGAAGCGTACGAGAAGAAAGGCGATCGTAATCCACGGACTTTCATATTTACCGTAAAACAACTAGTAAGCGCGAACAAATTAAATCACTCTACGAAACTTACAGCGCAGATCGTTACCGCCCTCGTATGCTGCTACG TCATCTTTTGCATCTGTACGGCCATTTTGTTATCAAGGTATATAACAGAGATCGGCGAGGGAAGAGTACTTTTCGTAGTGCCACTTGCAATTTTAGTCGTTGCACTCGTATTCACTctcagttttatttatttccaacCAGTCTCCGACAAGAAGCTCTCATTCTCG GTACCGCTAGTGCCATTCTTGCCAGGATTCAGTAttcttattaacatttatcttATGTTTACGTTGGATGCAAACACATGGATACGATTCTCTGTGTGGATGGCAATTG GCTTGGGAGTATATTTCTTCTATGGAATGTGGCACAGTAATATACGACAAAAGAAATTGCCGCCGAGATTAACTGACAATGACAAAGACAAGAATAATGTCTTTTCCcctattacataa
- the LOC139810405 gene encoding uncharacterized protein isoform X2, translated as MMYATLAEPAFSRRRVSRMTVESLEYRPAIEAGVSSRQFYIEVIRSRRHRSIVPRLSCAKKPKKDNRKAPDYAADTLGPALFSTPDIIRRSVQPEPHVNFDGGNSIISGSENEQKSESKASLPEHLQPSLDTGGIEGEEHLLATLEMEANKFEELLAEALLLQEELGVDLAEHFVELVELDNKAQVTQLLGDEKISTRRGSRSSLANIEREQSHEEANSSLPLV; from the exons ATGATGTACGCGACGCTTGCAGAGCCTGCGTTTTCTCGTCGCCGTGTCTCGCGCATGACGGTGGAATCCCTGGAATATCGACCCGCGATCGAAGCCGGCGTTAGTTCGAGACAGTTTTACATCGAAGTCATCCGGAGCCGGAGACATCGGAGTATCGTGCCTCGCCTCTCCT GTGCGAAAAAGCCTAAAAAAGATAATCGAAAGGCTCCAGACTATGCAGCTGATACTTTGGGTCCCGCGCTTTTTTCAACACCGGATATAATTCGACGT TCTGTCCAGCCAGAACCACACGTAAACTTCGATGGAGGTAACAGTATAATATCAGGAAGTGAAAACGAACAAAAATCGGAAAGCAAGGCATCATTGCCTGAACATTTACAACCATCGTTAGATACag GTGGGATCGAAGGAGAAGAACATTTATTGGCTACTTTAGAAATGGAAGCCAACAAATTCGAAGAACTACTTGCTGAAGCATTATTGTTACAAGAGGAACTTGGAGTCGATTTAGCCGAACAT ttCGTAGAGCTGGTAGAGCTGGATAACAAGGCACAAGTAACACAGCTGCTGGGCGACGAAAAGATCTCTACCAGACGTGGCTCGCGGTCCAGTCTGGCTAATATCGAACGTGAACAAAGTCACGAAGAG GCAAACAGTTCGCTGCCACTGGTGTAA
- the LOC139810405 gene encoding uncharacterized protein isoform X1: protein MMYATLAEPAFSRRRVSRMTVESLEYRPAIEAGVSSRQFYIEVIRSRRHRSIVPRLSCAKKPKKDNRKAPDYAADTLGPALFSTPDIIRRSVQPEPHVNFDGGNSIISGSENEQKSESKASLPEHLQPSLDTGGIEGEEHLLATLEMEANKFEELLAEALLLQEELGVDLAEHFVELVELDNKAQVTQLLGDEKISTRRGSRSSLANIEREQSHEEVSLFLSRVCHLHIKISRMHFRMPCSS, encoded by the exons ATGATGTACGCGACGCTTGCAGAGCCTGCGTTTTCTCGTCGCCGTGTCTCGCGCATGACGGTGGAATCCCTGGAATATCGACCCGCGATCGAAGCCGGCGTTAGTTCGAGACAGTTTTACATCGAAGTCATCCGGAGCCGGAGACATCGGAGTATCGTGCCTCGCCTCTCCT GTGCGAAAAAGCCTAAAAAAGATAATCGAAAGGCTCCAGACTATGCAGCTGATACTTTGGGTCCCGCGCTTTTTTCAACACCGGATATAATTCGACGT TCTGTCCAGCCAGAACCACACGTAAACTTCGATGGAGGTAACAGTATAATATCAGGAAGTGAAAACGAACAAAAATCGGAAAGCAAGGCATCATTGCCTGAACATTTACAACCATCGTTAGATACag GTGGGATCGAAGGAGAAGAACATTTATTGGCTACTTTAGAAATGGAAGCCAACAAATTCGAAGAACTACTTGCTGAAGCATTATTGTTACAAGAGGAACTTGGAGTCGATTTAGCCGAACAT ttCGTAGAGCTGGTAGAGCTGGATAACAAGGCACAAGTAACACAGCTGCTGGGCGACGAAAAGATCTCTACCAGACGTGGCTCGCGGTCCAGTCTGGCTAATATCGAACGTGAACAAAGTCACGAAGAGGTgagtctttttctctctcgcgtttGTCATCTTCACATAAAAATTAGCCGTATGCACTTCCGTATGCCATGCAGTAGTTGA